In one Rhodocyclaceae bacterium genomic region, the following are encoded:
- a CDS encoding GNAT family N-acetyltransferase, translating to MLATATATRPARIPAAAPAQLRPPALEVAWASDQDDVRAAQRLRYRVFVEEMGARITVPPGTPPGIDVDRFDDACEHLLVRTAAFGGSPSEVVGTYRVLTPAGARRMGALYTEGEFDIRRLDPLRPRMAELGRSCTAPEWRRGAVILLLWTALAEFMQRSRLDYMIGCASVSVNDGGAHAANLWHTLRATHLCGPERRVHPRRPLPIDRTDLHGEAEPPALMKGYLRCGGKVLGPPALDPDFGVADLPMMLALSDLPSAYRARFIGA from the coding sequence ATGCTCGCGACCGCGACCGCGACCCGTCCGGCACGCATCCCGGCGGCAGCCCCTGCGCAACTGCGTCCGCCCGCGCTGGAGGTGGCCTGGGCATCCGACCAGGACGACGTACGCGCAGCGCAGCGGCTGCGCTACCGGGTCTTCGTCGAAGAGATGGGGGCACGGATAACGGTGCCACCCGGCACCCCGCCCGGGATCGACGTGGATCGATTCGACGATGCGTGCGAACACCTGCTGGTGCGCACGGCCGCCTTCGGCGGATCGCCGTCCGAGGTCGTCGGCACCTATCGCGTGCTGACGCCGGCCGGGGCGCGGCGGATGGGTGCGCTCTACACCGAGGGCGAATTCGACATACGACGGCTCGATCCGCTGCGGCCGCGGATGGCGGAACTGGGCCGCTCGTGCACCGCGCCCGAGTGGCGCCGGGGCGCGGTCATCCTGCTGCTCTGGACAGCACTGGCCGAGTTCATGCAACGGTCGCGGCTGGACTACATGATCGGGTGCGCCAGCGTATCGGTGAACGACGGGGGCGCCCACGCTGCCAACCTCTGGCATACCCTGCGGGCCACCCACCTGTGCGGACCGGAGCGGCGTGTCCATCCGCGCCGTCCCCTGCCCATCGACCGTACCGACCTGCACGGCGAGGCCGAGCCCCCGGCGCTGATGAAGGGCTACCTGCGCTGCGGCGGAAAGGTCCTCGGACCACCGGCACTGGATCCGGACTTCGGCGTCGCCGACCTGCCGATGATGCTGGCGCTGTCCGACCTGCCAAGCGCCTATCGCGCACGCTTCATCGGAGCGTGA
- the rpsT gene encoding 30S ribosomal protein S20 gives MANSAQARKRARQADAQRAHNTTLRSALRTAIKKVRVAIAAGNKADAQAAFTTSVSVIDRIADKGIVHKNKAARHKSRLSAAVKAIA, from the coding sequence GTGGCCAATTCCGCTCAAGCCCGCAAACGTGCACGCCAGGCCGACGCCCAGCGCGCCCACAACACCACCCTGCGCTCGGCGCTGCGCACCGCGATCAAGAAGGTTCGCGTAGCGATCGCCGCAGGCAACAAGGCCGATGCGCAGGCTGCGTTCACGACCAGCGTGTCGGTGATCGACCGCATCGCCGACAAGGGCATCGTGCACAAGAACAAGGCCGCCCGGCACAAGAGCCGCCTGTCGGCTGCCGTCAAGGCGATCGCCTGA
- the murJ gene encoding murein biosynthesis integral membrane protein MurJ — MNLLRAFGAVSSMTLVSRILGFARDLLIARMFGAGAATDAFFVAFKLPNLLRRIFAEGAFSQAFVPILAEYRNQRGEADTRLLVDHVAGTLAVALIGVTALGILAAPAIVWLSAPGFTADPDKFALTVDLLRITFPYILFISLTALGAGILNTYSRFSVPAFAPALLNLSFIAFAVWFAPYFDPPVEALAWAVFVGGLLQLAFLVPFLRRLRMLPRPRWGGADEGVRRVLRQMGPALFGVSVGQVSLLINTVFASFLASGSVSWLYYADRLMEFPTGLLGVALGTILLPSLARSHADRTPEEYGRLLDWGLRITLMLAAPAAVALAVLSVPLVATLFHHGAFSAHDVAMTRAALMAYSVGLIGLIAVKVLAPGFYARQDIRTPVKIALVTLAATQVMNLLFIQVFAHAGLALAIGLGACLNAWLLLRGLRRIDAYRPQPGWAMFALKIAVALALMAGALWWMAGPSSQWLAWQGLERALRLCVVCAVGGGVYFAALAVFGFRLKDFSRRVTD; from the coding sequence ATGAACCTGCTGCGTGCGTTCGGCGCCGTCAGCAGCATGACGCTGGTGTCGAGGATCCTCGGTTTTGCCCGCGACCTGCTGATCGCCCGGATGTTCGGCGCTGGCGCCGCTACCGATGCCTTCTTCGTCGCCTTCAAGCTGCCGAACCTGCTGCGCCGCATCTTCGCCGAGGGCGCCTTTTCGCAGGCGTTCGTGCCGATCCTCGCGGAGTATCGCAACCAGCGCGGTGAGGCCGATACCCGGCTCCTGGTCGACCATGTCGCCGGGACGCTGGCGGTCGCTCTGATCGGGGTGACCGCGCTCGGGATTCTCGCCGCGCCGGCGATCGTCTGGCTGTCGGCGCCCGGATTCACCGCCGACCCGGACAAGTTCGCCCTCACCGTCGATCTGCTGCGCATCACCTTCCCGTACATCCTGTTCATCTCGCTGACCGCGCTCGGGGCCGGCATCCTGAATACCTACAGCCGGTTCTCCGTGCCCGCGTTCGCGCCGGCGCTGCTCAACCTGTCGTTCATCGCCTTCGCGGTCTGGTTCGCGCCGTACTTCGACCCGCCGGTCGAGGCGCTGGCCTGGGCGGTGTTCGTCGGCGGCCTGCTCCAGCTCGCATTCCTGGTGCCTTTCCTGCGCAGGCTGCGCATGCTGCCGCGGCCGCGCTGGGGCGGTGCCGACGAGGGCGTGCGGCGCGTGCTCAGGCAGATGGGCCCGGCGCTGTTCGGCGTGTCGGTCGGCCAGGTGAGCCTGCTGATAAACACGGTGTTCGCATCCTTCCTGGCTAGCGGCAGCGTGTCGTGGCTGTATTACGCCGACCGCCTGATGGAGTTTCCCACCGGGTTGCTCGGTGTCGCTCTCGGTACCATCCTGCTGCCGAGCCTGGCGCGCAGCCACGCCGATCGCACCCCGGAGGAGTATGGCAGGCTGCTCGACTGGGGCCTGCGCATCACGCTCATGCTCGCTGCCCCGGCGGCCGTTGCGCTGGCCGTGCTGTCGGTGCCGCTGGTGGCGACGCTGTTCCATCACGGCGCGTTCAGCGCCCACGACGTGGCGATGACCCGGGCGGCGTTGATGGCCTACAGCGTCGGGCTGATCGGACTGATCGCGGTGAAGGTGCTCGCGCCCGGGTTCTACGCCCGGCAGGACATACGCACGCCGGTGAAGATCGCGCTGGTCACGCTGGCCGCGACGCAGGTGATGAACCTGCTGTTCATCCAGGTGTTTGCACATGCCGGCCTCGCGCTGGCGATCGGTCTCGGGGCGTGCCTCAATGCATGGCTGCTGCTGCGCGGGTTGCGCCGCATCGATGCCTACCGGCCGCAGCCGGGCTGGGCGATGTTCGCACTGAAGATCGCTGTCGCCCTCGCGCTGATGGCCGGGGCACTCTGGTGGATGGCGGGGCCCTCGTCGCAGTGGCTGGCCTGGCAGGGGCTCGAGCGCGCGCTCCGGCTCTGTGTCGTGTGCGCCGTCGGTGGCGGTGTCTACTTCGCCGCACTGGCCGTATTCGGTTTCCGGCTGAAGGATTTCTCGCGCCGGGTCACGGACTGA
- a CDS encoding tripartite tricarboxylate transporter substrate binding protein codes for MRHRALNAVPATAALLLLAGLAGSAGAQDWPSRPLRFLVAAGPGSSLDVVARVIGERLRDSIAQPIVIDNRPAGGGTVATAAGAQSAPDGHTLLISFNGPLALAPFLYAKLPYDPARDLVPVIVTSTSPNLLAVSADLPVRTVADWVAHARAGAGRLTYASVGNASSSHLTMELFRSVAGFDAVHSPYNGAPPAAASVARNETQAVFSAPTALAPHLQSGRVRAIAVTSAARYPLFPDLPTLAESGYPGFEAMLWNGILVASGTPGPLIGRLNGAINAILAHPDARSRIVGAGLDPAGGRPDAFAALIRSEAARWAPLIRKLSIRLD; via the coding sequence ATGCGCCACCGCGCCCTGAACGCCGTGCCTGCCACGGCGGCATTGCTGCTCCTGGCCGGCCTGGCGGGCTCGGCAGGCGCGCAGGACTGGCCTTCCCGCCCGCTGCGATTCCTCGTCGCGGCCGGCCCGGGCAGTTCACTCGACGTCGTCGCCCGCGTCATCGGCGAGCGCCTGCGCGACAGCATTGCCCAGCCGATCGTGATCGACAACCGACCCGCCGGCGGCGGCACGGTAGCCACCGCGGCAGGCGCGCAGTCAGCACCCGACGGCCACACGCTGCTGATCAGCTTCAACGGTCCACTGGCGCTCGCTCCCTTCCTCTACGCGAAGCTGCCGTACGACCCTGCGCGCGACCTGGTACCGGTGATCGTGACCAGCACCTCGCCAAACCTGCTCGCAGTCAGTGCCGACCTGCCGGTGCGCACCGTTGCCGACTGGGTCGCCCACGCCAGGGCTGGCGCCGGTCGCCTGACCTACGCCTCGGTCGGCAACGCCAGTTCGTCGCACCTGACGATGGAGCTGTTCCGGTCGGTGGCCGGCTTCGACGCGGTGCACAGCCCGTACAACGGCGCCCCGCCAGCTGCGGCTTCGGTCGCGCGCAACGAAACGCAGGCCGTCTTCTCGGCCCCGACCGCACTGGCACCCCACCTGCAGTCGGGCCGCGTACGCGCGATCGCCGTGACCAGCGCCGCGCGCTATCCGCTGTTCCCCGACCTGCCCACGCTCGCCGAATCCGGCTATCCAGGCTTCGAAGCGATGCTCTGGAACGGCATACTCGTTGCCTCCGGCACGCCGGGGCCGCTGATCGGTCGACTGAACGGCGCAATCAATGCGATCCTCGCGCACCCGGACGCGCGCAGCCGCATCGTCGGCGCCGGGCTGGACCCCGCCGGCGGCCGCCCGGACGCATTCGCCGCACTGATCCGTTCCGAGGCAGCACGCTGGGCACCGTTGATCCGCAAGCTGTCGATACGGCTCGATTGA
- the argF gene encoding ornithine carbamoyltransferase produces the protein MTPPRHYLTFLDFSREEYEHLFVRAAWIKGEFKSYRRYWPLEDRTLAMIFEKASTRTRLSFEAGMHQLGGAAIYLNTRDTQLGRGEPVEDMAQVVSRMVDIVMIRTFGQEIVERFASVSRVPVINGLTNEYHPCQILGDIFTFIEHRGPIQGKTVAWIGDSNNVCNTWLQAATVLDFNVHVSTPPGYEVEPERAGIYDTTHFEQFADPMDAARGADLITTDVWTSMGFEAENAQRMKAFEDWCVDAEMMRAAKPEALFMHCLPAHRGEEVTAEVIDGPQSVVWDEAENRMHVQKALLEFLLLGRVTP, from the coding sequence ATGACTCCGCCCAGGCATTACCTGACGTTCCTCGACTTCAGCCGCGAGGAGTACGAACACCTGTTCGTCCGCGCAGCCTGGATCAAGGGCGAGTTCAAGTCCTACCGGCGCTACTGGCCGCTCGAAGACCGCACGCTGGCGATGATCTTCGAGAAGGCCAGCACGCGCACGCGCCTGTCGTTCGAGGCAGGCATGCACCAGCTGGGCGGCGCGGCGATCTACCTGAACACACGCGACACGCAGCTCGGGCGCGGCGAACCGGTCGAAGACATGGCGCAGGTGGTGTCGCGCATGGTCGACATCGTGATGATCCGTACGTTCGGGCAGGAGATCGTCGAGCGCTTCGCCAGCGTCTCGCGCGTGCCGGTGATCAACGGCCTGACCAACGAATACCATCCCTGCCAGATCCTCGGCGACATCTTCACCTTCATCGAGCATCGCGGCCCGATCCAGGGCAAGACGGTTGCCTGGATCGGCGATTCGAACAACGTCTGCAACACCTGGCTGCAGGCGGCCACCGTGCTCGACTTCAACGTGCACGTGTCCACGCCGCCCGGCTACGAGGTCGAGCCCGAGCGCGCCGGCATCTACGACACCACCCACTTCGAGCAGTTCGCCGATCCGATGGACGCCGCCCGCGGTGCCGACCTGATCACCACCGACGTGTGGACCAGCATGGGCTTCGAAGCCGAGAATGCCCAGCGGATGAAAGCCTTCGAGGACTGGTGCGTCGACGCCGAGATGATGCGCGCAGCCAAGCCGGAAGCACTGTTCATGCACTGCCTGCCCGCGCACCGCGGCGAGGAAGTCACCGCCGAAGTGATCGACGGCCCGCAGAGCGTCGTCTGGGATGAAGCCGAGAACCGCATGCACGTGCAGAAGGCCCTGCTGGAGTTCCTGCTGCTGGGCCGCGTCACGCCGTGA
- a CDS encoding glycosyltransferase family 1 protein translates to MPATNPWSPSPDMPERTHRSLRVAYVTETYPPDVNGVATTVASMVAGLRSRGHRVRLFRLRPHDPAAGAVSPDADDVLLPSLPVPLYPGLRMGTPCKGRLIDAWTRQRPDVVHIATEGPLGWSALSAARSLGLPVTSEFRTNFHAYSTHYGLGWLHWAIMAYLRRFHNRTQQTMVPTEPMRSELAACGFRDVTVVARGVDTVRFDPARRDERLRTAWGAAAEDPVVLSVGRLAPEKNLDTLIAAFDGIRQRVPRARLVVVGDGQLRARIGERCPGAIMAGQRTGDDLAAHYASADLFLFPSLTETFGNVTTEAMASGLPVVAFDYAAAGRLIRSGENGLLAPYEDTAAFIDGAVVLASDRSRARAIGRRARATACDCGWDAVVERFEAVLGSVLRPAEPLPTEALSVRRRAA, encoded by the coding sequence ATGCCTGCCACCAACCCATGGTCGCCGTCGCCCGATATGCCCGAACGGACGCATCGCAGTCTGAGAGTGGCCTACGTCACCGAGACCTACCCGCCGGACGTGAACGGCGTGGCAACCACGGTCGCCTCGATGGTCGCCGGGCTGCGCAGCCGCGGCCACAGGGTCCGGCTCTTCCGGCTGCGGCCGCACGACCCAGCCGCCGGGGCGGTCTCGCCCGACGCCGACGACGTGCTGCTGCCCAGCCTGCCGGTGCCGTTGTATCCGGGCCTGCGGATGGGCACTCCCTGCAAGGGCCGTCTCATCGATGCCTGGACCCGGCAGCGGCCCGACGTGGTGCACATCGCCACCGAGGGACCGCTGGGCTGGTCGGCGCTGTCTGCCGCGCGGTCGCTGGGCCTTCCGGTGACCTCCGAGTTCCGCACCAACTTCCACGCCTACAGCACCCACTACGGCCTGGGCTGGCTGCACTGGGCCATCATGGCCTACCTGCGACGCTTCCACAACCGTACGCAGCAGACGATGGTGCCCACCGAACCGATGCGCAGCGAGCTGGCCGCGTGCGGCTTCCGCGACGTCACTGTCGTAGCACGTGGCGTCGACACAGTGCGCTTCGATCCCGCCCGCCGCGACGAGCGACTGCGCACGGCCTGGGGTGCAGCCGCCGAGGATCCTGTCGTGCTGAGCGTCGGACGCCTCGCACCCGAGAAGAACCTGGATACGCTGATCGCTGCATTCGACGGGATCCGCCAGCGTGTGCCGCGGGCCCGGCTGGTAGTCGTCGGCGACGGACAGCTCCGGGCACGCATCGGCGAACGCTGCCCGGGCGCCATCATGGCCGGCCAGCGTACCGGTGACGACCTCGCCGCGCACTACGCATCGGCAGACCTGTTCCTGTTCCCGAGCCTGACCGAGACCTTCGGCAACGTCACCACCGAGGCGATGGCGAGCGGGCTGCCCGTAGTGGCGTTCGACTATGCTGCCGCGGGCAGGCTGATCCGCTCCGGCGAGAACGGCCTGCTCGCGCCCTATGAAGACACCGCCGCCTTCATCGACGGTGCCGTGGTACTCGCCAGCGACCGCTCGCGCGCCCGTGCGATCGGCCGTCGTGCACGCGCGACGGCGTGTGACTGCGGATGGGACGCGGTGGTCGAGCGGTTCGAAGCGGTGCTGGGCAGCGTCCTGCGCCCGGCAGAACCCTTACCGACGGAAGCGCTGTCGGTGCGGCGGCGAGCGGCCTGA
- a CDS encoding aspartate aminotransferase family protein → MSAHLMNTYKRLPVAFVRGEGAWLWDESGKRYLDALAGIAVNGLGHAHPKLVAAIADQAAKVIHTSNIYRVIEQEKLGEKLAQLSGMDNAFFNCSGAEANETAIKLARLYGHQRGVELPTIVVMDRSWHGRTIATLSATGNRKAQAGFEPLLGGFARVPFNDLEAVNRVAENNANIVAVLVEPVQGEGGIQIPEKTYLSHLRELCDRKQWLFMLDEVQSGMGRTGKWFAYQHTDLMPDVLTLAKGLANGMPIGACVARGAAANVFSPGHHGTTFGGGALICRAALTTLQIIEEEGLLERARVLGDRMVAGFRQELGGLSGITEIRGAGLMLGIELDRPCNELVAQALGAGLLINVTYDNIVRMLPPLIISDDQADQIVSMLSPLIRGFLAR, encoded by the coding sequence ATGTCCGCTCACCTGATGAACACCTACAAGCGACTGCCGGTCGCGTTCGTGCGCGGAGAAGGCGCATGGCTGTGGGACGAATCGGGCAAGCGATACCTCGACGCGCTGGCCGGCATCGCGGTGAACGGCCTGGGCCATGCGCATCCGAAGCTGGTCGCGGCCATCGCCGACCAGGCGGCGAAGGTCATCCACACCTCGAACATCTACCGGGTGATCGAGCAGGAGAAGCTCGGCGAGAAGCTCGCGCAGCTCTCCGGGATGGACAATGCCTTCTTCAACTGCTCCGGTGCCGAGGCGAACGAGACGGCGATCAAGCTGGCCCGCCTCTACGGCCACCAGCGCGGTGTCGAGCTGCCGACCATCGTCGTGATGGACCGCTCCTGGCACGGACGCACGATCGCCACGCTGTCGGCCACCGGCAATCGCAAGGCGCAGGCTGGCTTCGAGCCGCTGCTCGGCGGCTTCGCACGCGTGCCGTTCAACGACCTCGAGGCGGTGAACCGGGTCGCCGAGAACAACGCGAACATCGTCGCGGTGCTGGTCGAGCCGGTGCAGGGCGAAGGCGGCATCCAGATTCCCGAGAAGACCTACCTCTCCCATCTGCGCGAGCTGTGCGACCGCAAGCAGTGGCTGTTCATGCTCGATGAAGTGCAGAGCGGCATGGGGCGCACGGGCAAGTGGTTCGCCTACCAGCACACCGACCTGATGCCCGACGTGCTGACCCTTGCCAAGGGGCTGGCCAACGGCATGCCGATCGGCGCCTGCGTCGCCCGCGGCGCCGCGGCGAACGTGTTCAGCCCCGGCCACCATGGCACCACCTTCGGTGGTGGCGCACTGATCTGCCGTGCGGCGCTGACCACCCTGCAGATCATCGAGGAAGAAGGCCTGCTCGAGCGCGCCCGCGTGCTCGGCGATCGCATGGTGGCCGGCTTCCGCCAGGAACTCGGCGGTCTGTCGGGCATCACCGAGATCCGCGGCGCCGGGCTGATGCTCGGCATCGAACTCGACCGCCCCTGCAACGAGCTGGTCGCCCAGGCGCTCGGGGCCGGCCTGCTGATCAACGTCACCTACGACAACATCGTGCGCATGCTGCCGCCGCTGATCATCTCCGACGACCAGGCCGATCAGATCGTGTCGATGCTGTCGCCGCTGATCCGCGGCTTCCTCGCTCGGTAG
- a CDS encoding argininosuccinate synthase, translating to MAKKNSSAPKKVVLAYSGGLDTSVILKWLQDVYECEVITFTADIGQGEEVEPARKKAQMFGVKQIFIENLQEEFVRDFVFPMFRANTVYEGEYLLGTSIARPLIAKRLVEIAKKTGADAISHGATGKGNDQVRFELGAYALMPDVKVIAPWREWDLLSREKLLAYADQHKIPVDYKKRKGGGAPYSMDANLLHISYEGGILEDPSFEPEESMWRLTVSPEKAPNKPEYIELGYQHGDIVSVNGVKMSPAKVLIELNRLGGKHGIGRLDLVENRYVGMKSRGCYETPGGTIMLKAHRAMESITMDREVLALKDDLMPRYARMIYNGYWFSPERKLLQTLIDASQATVNGTVKLKLYKGTVICVGRESKTDTLFDMKISTFEDDQGAYNQADAGGFIRLNALRMRIAATRGARKRTK from the coding sequence ATGGCCAAGAAGAACAGCAGCGCCCCCAAGAAAGTCGTCCTCGCCTACTCCGGCGGCCTCGACACCTCGGTGATCCTCAAGTGGCTCCAGGACGTGTACGAGTGCGAGGTGATCACCTTCACCGCCGACATCGGCCAGGGCGAAGAGGTAGAACCTGCGCGCAAGAAGGCGCAGATGTTCGGCGTGAAGCAGATCTTCATCGAGAACCTGCAGGAAGAGTTCGTGCGCGACTTCGTGTTCCCGATGTTCCGCGCGAACACCGTCTATGAGGGCGAGTACCTGCTCGGCACCTCGATCGCGCGCCCGCTGATCGCCAAGCGCCTGGTCGAGATCGCGAAGAAGACCGGCGCCGACGCCATCTCGCATGGCGCCACCGGCAAGGGCAACGACCAGGTGCGCTTCGAACTGGGCGCCTACGCGCTGATGCCCGACGTGAAGGTGATCGCCCCGTGGCGCGAATGGGACCTTCTGTCGCGCGAGAAACTGCTCGCCTATGCTGACCAGCACAAGATCCCGGTCGACTACAAGAAGCGCAAGGGCGGCGGCGCGCCCTACTCGATGGACGCCAACCTGCTGCACATCTCCTACGAAGGCGGCATCCTGGAAGACCCGAGCTTCGAGCCGGAAGAATCGATGTGGCGCCTCACGGTGTCGCCGGAGAAGGCACCGAACAAGCCCGAGTACATCGAACTGGGGTACCAGCACGGCGACATCGTCTCGGTGAACGGCGTGAAGATGTCGCCGGCCAAGGTGCTGATCGAACTCAACCGACTCGGCGGCAAGCACGGCATCGGCCGCCTCGACCTGGTCGAGAACCGCTATGTCGGCATGAAGTCGCGCGGCTGCTACGAGACGCCCGGCGGCACGATCATGCTGAAGGCGCACCGGGCGATGGAATCGATCACGATGGACCGTGAAGTGCTCGCGCTGAAGGACGACCTGATGCCGCGCTATGCGCGGATGATCTACAACGGCTACTGGTTCAGCCCCGAGCGCAAGCTGCTGCAGACCCTGATCGACGCGTCGCAGGCGACGGTCAACGGTACGGTCAAGCTCAAGCTCTACAAGGGCACCGTGATCTGCGTCGGCCGCGAGTCGAAGACCGACACCCTGTTCGACATGAAGATCTCGACCTTCGAAGACGATCAGGGCGCCTACAACCAGGCCGACGCCGGCGGCTTCATCCGCCTGAATGCGCTGCGGATGCGCATTGCCGCGACGCGCGGCGCACGCAAGCGTACGAAGTAG